The DNA segment TTTACGAATTTATTCTTCAAGCACTTGAAATAGTAGATAGTAGTCAGTCAGTAAAAAAACAGAAAGTAAACGAAAGGGACAAAGTTTAAGATGCGAGAACTCAAACCGGAGATTGTAGTTTTTTGCTGCCATAACTCCATCCCAAAAGCAGTTAATCTTGAAGAGGTACAAAAAAGAACCAACCTCAAACTAATCAAAATGCCCTGCTCAGGGAAAGTAGAGGTATTATACTTGCTTAAGGCATTGGAGTCTGGAGCTGACGGGGTGCTGGTAGCTGGGTGTTTGGATGGTATCTGTCAGTCCCTGGAGGGCAATCTGCGAGCTAAAACAAGGGTTTCCCAGGCTAAGAAATACCTGGAGGAGATTGGGATTGGACAGGAGCGGCTTCAGATAAGCCAGTTGGATTCATCCAGTCAACAAGCCCTGGTTGAGGCTGTAAACAGGCTGGTGGAGCAAATTAATGATTTAGGACCGAATCCACTGAGTAAGATTTGCTAATTGTTAATTGAGGAGATTAAGATGCCTGAGAAGTATCATATCGAGGTAAAACCAACATCACCAAGATGGACACCTGTGGGTAAGATTTCTGCGATTGAAAAAGACGGCTGTTTTGGCTGTGCCAGATGTGCTAAGAAGTCTTGTGTTTATGATATCTATCGCAACCGTAAGTTTGATTCTAAACAGATGTGTGATACCATTGATTATCTGTGTAAGATGTGTTTTCGTTGTGTGCAGGAATGTAAGGGCAGAATCCTTTCACGAGCAGTAAATCCAGAGTTTTTGCAACTTGGAGACCAATACTGGAAACCGAATATAATTGCTACTATCTGGTATCAGGCAGAGACAGGTAAGATTCCAGTTTCAGGGGCAGGCTATCGAGGACCT comes from the bacterium genome and includes:
- a CDS encoding hydrogenase iron-sulfur subunit; translation: MRELKPEIVVFCCHNSIPKAVNLEEVQKRTNLKLIKMPCSGKVEVLYLLKALESGADGVLVAGCLDGICQSLEGNLRAKTRVSQAKKYLEEIGIGQERLQISQLDSSSQQALVEAVNRLVEQINDLGPNPLSKIC